One Solea senegalensis isolate Sse05_10M linkage group LG3, IFAPA_SoseM_1, whole genome shotgun sequence genomic window carries:
- the ntf3 gene encoding neurotrophin-3 — protein MVTFITILQVNLVMSILLYVMVLVYLYGIQATNMDSSHQGQQQQQQQQQQPSPDTLNSLIIQLLQADLMRGKTRGNQSQQGKSRDMEPQDTLPPLLNNNFPLEDQGDVEPWGTGGHGGGSSDGMVDQQVIMLNSDLLRQHKRYNSPRVLLSDRPPLQPPPLYPADDFVSSGPEGGPVGNKTRKKRYAEHRSYRGEYSVCDSESQWVTDKTQAVDTGGNAVTVLAKIDTTSTREIKQFFYETRCRTPRPFKGGCRGIDDKNWNSQCKTTQTFVRALTQVHNLVRWRWIRIDTSCVCALSRKRHRT, from the coding sequence aTCTTACAGGTGAATCTAGTGATGTCCATCCTGCTGTATGTGATGGTCCTCGTGTACCTCTATGGTATCCAGGCAACCAACATGGATAGCAGTCACCAGgggcaacaacaacagcagcagcagcagcagcagccaagtCCTGACACGTTAAACTCTCTTATCATCCAGCTGCTTCAGGCTGACCTGATGAGGGGGAAGACCAGGGGTAACCAGAGCCAACAGGGTAAAAGCAGGGACATGGAGCCCCAAGATACACTGCCTCCTCTTCTCAATAACAACTTTCCCTTAGAGGACCAGGGTGATGTCGAGCCGTGGGGAACGGGGGGTCACGGTGGCGGGAGCAGTGACGGGATGGTGGACCAGCAGGTGATTATGTTGAACTCAGACTTACTCAGGCAGCATAAGCGGTACAACTCACCCCGGGTGCTGCTGAGCGACCGACCACCACTGCAGCCTCCACCGCTGTACCCCGCGGATGACTTCGTGAGCAGCGGTCCAGAAGGCGGACCGGTGGGAAACAAGACACGAAAGAAGCGCTATGCTGAGCACAGAAGCTACCGTGGGGAATattctgtgtgtgacagtgagagcCAATGGGTGACTGATAAAACCCAAGCAGTGGACACTGGAGGGAACGCGGTTACCGTCCTGGCTAAAATTGATACCACTTCCACGCGGGAGATTAAGCAGTTCTTTTATGAGACACGCTGTCGGACCCCGAGGCCCTTTAAGGGTGGCTGCAGGGGCATTGATGACAAGAACTGGAACTCACAGTGCAAGACCACGCAGACGTTTGTGCGAGCACTGACGCAGGTTCACAATTTAGTGCGTTGGAGGTGGATACGCATAGACACTTCCTGCGTCTGTGCTTTGTCAAGAAAACGTCACAGGACGTAA